One Tiliqua scincoides isolate rTilSci1 chromosome 9, rTilSci1.hap2, whole genome shotgun sequence DNA segment encodes these proteins:
- the LOC136660078 gene encoding farnesol dehydrogenase-like isoform X2 gives MEATGHGIPETHHPWPHSTGFRVAVISRDGSRLEKLRHFLPASTHDRLHTLVGDVGSEEGAETVRGALLKSVGQVTDVVSSLGFSWWQGGPPHAQSLKELHRVLDTLLLSTFTSWKAFFPLVKDNPNATYTFITGGAGERLLMPGTGFLTLGAAGALAFCQVLREEYPDVPCKLNEVKLNMGVTTPERLGPGYGSHLEVGQAVASLVEKRRVSHKVLSVGTPADLKTLTAEGKL, from the exons ATGGAGGCCACAGGACATGGCATCCCAGAGACCCATCATCCGTGGCCTCATTCGACAG GCTTCCGTGTTGCCGTCATTTCCCGAGATGGAAGCAGACTGGAGAAACTGAGGCACTTTTTGCCTGCATCAACCCATGACCGCCTGCACACACTTGTTGGAGATGTGG GTTCGGAAGAAGGAGCAGAAACAGTCCGAGGAGCTCTACTGaagagtgttgggcaggttacaGATGTGGtctcctctctgggcttcagCTGGTGGCAAGGAGGCCCCCCTCACGCCCAGTCCTTGAAGGAGCTTCACCGG GTCCTGGACACTCTGCTTCTCAGCACCTTCACATCCTGGAAGGCGTTCTTTCCCCTGGTCAAGGACAACCCCAATGCGACCTATACCTTCATCACAG GAGGGGCTGGTGAGCGTCTTCTCATGCCAGGCACTGGCTTCCTGACCCTGGGGGCAGCAGGCGCGCTAGCCTTTTGCCAGGTGCTACGTGAGGAGTATCCTGATGTTCCCTGCAAGCTGAATGAG gTGAAGCTCAATATGGGGGTGACAACACCAGAGCGCCTGGGCCCAGGCTATGGGAGCCACCTGGAGGTGGGCCAGGCAGTGGCCTCCCTGGTCGAAAAGAGGCGTGTCTCCCACAAGGTGCTGAGCGTGGGCACTCCTGCAGACCTTAAGACCCTCACGGCAGAGGGGAAGCTGTGA
- the LOC136660078 gene encoding farnesol dehydrogenase-like isoform X1, which yields MSATSDRLAVVLGGAGTVGSGIVKSLLEKGFRVAVISRDGSRLEKLRHFLPASTHDRLHTLVGDVGSEEGAETVRGALLKSVGQVTDVVSSLGFSWWQGGPPHAQSLKELHRVLDTLLLSTFTSWKAFFPLVKDNPNATYTFITGGAGERLLMPGTGFLTLGAAGALAFCQVLREEYPDVPCKLNEVKLNMGVTTPERLGPGYGSHLEVGQAVASLVEKRRVSHKVLSVGTPADLKTLTAEGKL from the exons atgtctGCCACGTCCGACCGGCTGGCGGTGGTACTTGGTGGAGCAGGCACGGTGGGGTCCGGGATTGTCAAGTCACTGCTGGAGAAAG GCTTCCGTGTTGCCGTCATTTCCCGAGATGGAAGCAGACTGGAGAAACTGAGGCACTTTTTGCCTGCATCAACCCATGACCGCCTGCACACACTTGTTGGAGATGTGG GTTCGGAAGAAGGAGCAGAAACAGTCCGAGGAGCTCTACTGaagagtgttgggcaggttacaGATGTGGtctcctctctgggcttcagCTGGTGGCAAGGAGGCCCCCCTCACGCCCAGTCCTTGAAGGAGCTTCACCGG GTCCTGGACACTCTGCTTCTCAGCACCTTCACATCCTGGAAGGCGTTCTTTCCCCTGGTCAAGGACAACCCCAATGCGACCTATACCTTCATCACAG GAGGGGCTGGTGAGCGTCTTCTCATGCCAGGCACTGGCTTCCTGACCCTGGGGGCAGCAGGCGCGCTAGCCTTTTGCCAGGTGCTACGTGAGGAGTATCCTGATGTTCCCTGCAAGCTGAATGAG gTGAAGCTCAATATGGGGGTGACAACACCAGAGCGCCTGGGCCCAGGCTATGGGAGCCACCTGGAGGTGGGCCAGGCAGTGGCCTCCCTGGTCGAAAAGAGGCGTGTCTCCCACAAGGTGCTGAGCGTGGGCACTCCTGCAGACCTTAAGACCCTCACGGCAGAGGGGAAGCTGTGA